A window of Pseudoliparis swirei isolate HS2019 ecotype Mariana Trench chromosome 2, NWPU_hadal_v1, whole genome shotgun sequence genomic DNA:
GGCCAACGGCACCGACGTGTGGCCCGAGGTGTTCTGCGTCGGCAGCGCGGTTCGTACCGCGCTCTTTGACCGAGGCCTTTACGATGGCTCGCTCTTGTGATCCATGGAGTAAGCGTATCTCATCTATGTGTTACAGATGTGGATCCAGTTGTTTTTCAGTGCTTCTTTTTGGTGGACCTTCTGTTATGCTGTAGACGTCTTCCTGGTTGTGAAAACCTCTGCAGGAATCAGGTGATCTGAGCCTCACCCATCCACAACTCATTATCGCCTCAGCAGCCTATAGATAGGACGCGTGGCGTCGCGCTGTTCTGAGGATGTGTTATTTACAACAAGCAGAAGGTGTcaaccctcttcctctcacctgTGTTCCCTCGGTACCACAGATGTAATGCTTCTTCTCACATGGCGCCATTTGAGAAACTGGTTTGTATTCTGTTGGAGAGAAAGCGTATTCACTGCAGGTGCACTAAGTGCTCTGAGGCTGCCGAGGGCCACGGACcatttctttttgtgtttcaATGTTCTAACATTATCTTCTCAGTGCGTGCGCTACCGTTGCTTCCTGcacagaaaaagaagagaagaagaagaaaaaaatcaaacttCAAGATAAAAGAGCTGCAGCTCAGTCTCATGactctttctttcccccccatcagcaccatTGTCCTCTACCACATGATCACATGGGGTCTGGCTGTGCTGTTGTGTGTGGAAGGAGTGGCCATGCTCTACTACCCATCCATCTCTGAGTAAGCCTGCTTGTTGTTCGTTGGGATGCACCTTTCAGCATGCATCGTCACGGCCCCGCCCCCCTAGAGCCCGAGCCGTGTTCAGCTGCTTTGATTTCAATGTGTCGTTCCATTTCTGGTGCAGCTGTGAGCAAGGCCTCCAGCACGCCATCCCACACTACGTCACCACCTACGCCCCAatgctgctggtcctggtcgCCAACCCGGTGTTCTTCAATCGGACCATATCTGCACGTgagtattttgttgttgttgccctcTTTATCTCTGGATGTCGAATGTTTTCCCGCACACGGGCCTAACCGTCCGCCCGCCTTGTCCTTCCAATCCAGTGACATCGTTGCTCAAAGGACGACAAGGGATCTACACGGAAAATGAGAGGCGGCTGGCCAATGAGATTAAAATACGCTTCTTTAAAATAATGCTGGTGTTCTGCGTTTGGTAGGTGACCGTTCGTTATCAAAGGCATCAACATGAAGGGGACGATGTTCATTGACTGGACACACATGGTGGCAGACAGGGTGACAGTGCGCCTGGCTCTCTTCAAAGCTAATGGAATCATCCATGAACATGTTTTGTTTAATCCGTACAAAAACCTCTGCGGTCTCACGGTGGTGATGCAACCACAACATGTTGGTTTTTGTTCGTTCGAAAGCATCATTGCCAAAATGGCGCACTACGTCTTTAAAGGATCCAATTAATcttattattaaaaaatttgttttttaatctattATTATTTGGTTGATTAtcaattaatttatttaaaagaatTAGCATTCCTTAATTGATGGTCTTTAAAGTGTGAACTAATCACATAAACGTTATCGTGTTAATGGTGAGCAACAGAAATCCAAAATGCATCCTGCATTCATTCTTtgattatttataattatttcagGATTACTTATAATACAATGAAGTGTTTACGAGATCATCGaaaccagaaccaccagaactTAATTTAGCAGTGTGGTTCTAAACAAGGCATTCATAAAACTCAGAGAATATGCATATGGGGTCGCATTATCCCACAAGCGGCCTATCACAGGTCACATATAAACAGATGAGCCCGATTTGCATATTTAttcaacaaaatataaatacaatacaacaagaatgtgtttttttcgcCCCCgttaaatgtaaaaagtgtTATTTAGAGAGACTTGTTGATACCTAATAAagcgtgttgttgttggttaGCTGGGTTCCCAACATCATCAACGAGAGCCTCCTCTTCTACCTGGAGATGCAGACAGACATCAAGGACAACGGGTTCAGGAACATCAGAAACGCAGTCCTCATCACATGGTTCATCATGGTGGGTCCAACAAACCCGAAACACTCAGAAATAAGAACACTAGTATTTTAGCAAAGTCTAACGCCTTTGTTTTTGTGTCCTGCATCTGGACTCCTTCAGGGAATCCTGAACCCCATGCAAGCGTTCCTCAACACGCTGGCCTTTCACGGCTGGACCGGCTTCGACGTCGACTTCCGGTTGCACCGGAGGAGAGAGCCGGCCTGGGATTCCGTTTCCACTTCGGTGGCAAACGCGGCGGGTAATAATCCCTTGGTGGGAACCACGCTGCTCTACCAGAGTCACGTCCAGGAGGCCCAAAAGAGCATGAGCAACGGCCAGCACCACTCGGACGCCGTCAGCGTCCTCTCAGAAGGTAATTGGGCTCTCAGTGGCCGTAGCGACTCCCCTGTGTATCAGGGATGGTGACTGGTAAGCATGAGCATCCTGTCTGGAGCATCTTTCAATGTCGGATGTATTTCATtctggatgacatcatgataGCGTGATGTCATCGGTTGAAGAATCGGCCACGACTGTCTAAAgaccagttgttgtttttttctagtGGCAAAGCTCTGGAGACATTGAACAGGGTAAAGATAGAAagataagatagatagatagatggatggatggatagatagatagatgggtagtatagatagatagatgggtagtatcgatagatcgatagatagatagatgggtagtaaagatagatagatggatagatagatgggtagtaaagatagatagatggatagatagatgggtagtaaagatagatagatggatagatgggtagtaaagatagatagatagatggatagatagatactttattcatccccaggaggGGGATTTATTTGTAGCAGCAGCTAGCAAGGTTGCAATAAAAGTAaacataaaatattaatattaagtatgaacaatttaaaaatacacCATATAGATAAGTTGAagaggtgatttttttttttaatattaaaatgaCTTGCGCCAGTATTGTATTTGACCTTCCGGCTGGATACAATAATGAAGCATGCAGTCTTATGAAGACCATGGAGTATTGTCAGTTTTGATCCATGGTGTACTAAGAATTACACTTCATGCATTTTCTAAACTGAAATGTTGTTCCGCTCGTTGACCCACCGCGTCAGGGCATGTTTGTTTTCCCTGTGCAGCTTCAGAATGGTTTCAAATTCTCTCACCTCCTGTTCAGGGTGCTGCAATTGTGCCGAGTCATCACAGAGAGCTTCATGTGTCATTATTGATAATAATGAGATGATATGCAGAGAGCACAGGTCAAACTGTTGAACATTTAGATGAAGCGGGTCAAATAAATAACTTGCCAGAGTCTTGGAGACGCCTAACTAGCGCAGCCATGTAATACATCCTCATGAAGGTTAACCTCATCAGTGTTTGTTGAAACCATTACAACGCTGGAGTTATTTTGCAAGCTGGAGTTGGTTGTGTTTTGTATTATACTGACAGGTGTTTTGAATATTGAGTTCCCGCTCATTGATGTAATCGTGGGAAACACTTATCGGTATAACCTCGAGCTATTTATTGCAGGACGGTTGGATTAGAGCGCTTTAGGTTTGGGTGTATCTAATGAACTGAGGTcagattgaacactgatgtgtaTTTTCTGGATACAAATGTTAATATGTATGAATTCATTCTAGTAACAGGGAGTAATGCCATGTCCCAGCAGGAAGCGGAGGTGTAAATAGTTAAACTAGTGATGGCTGGGCTCCATAAGGACACTTTAAAATAGCAGGCAGTGGCTCCCTGCGTTTACAACCCAGACATTGTTAAAGATAGTAACACCTGAACGTTTCCGACTAGGACATGTGaggatattaaatgtattttgggaTGAATTTGTAAAGCATTTtataacattttgtttgtgcacaaTTTGGACCCCATGTACTAGTAAGAAGGCTGTTGTGTCACCATTCAGTGTCTTTAGAAATAAAgtggatttttttgtttgtttttcattcatttatataaCCTTCAAAACCAAGTATAGATGAAAACAATATGCACATATCATATGGCACAATTCTAAAAATGCAGtacattaaaacaaattcaCATTGAAGACTGCCTTTGCAAATAATTCCCAAAGTACATTTGTAAAGGAGTGTATAAATGCAAGATCATGATGTCCGTAGAAAAGCAGTTCAAACCCAGTAATCTACCCCCGTTTTGTCTCGCTATAGGTTCAGTCTAGTAGCCTACAGTTGAAATCCACATTTCCAGCGATCTCTGAGACTGAGGATGGAGAATCCCTGGAGAACTGAGGCATTAGCTGAGGGCCGTCGACAACCCGCCTCCCTCTACCCTCCTGTGTTAGTATTCGTCTTTTGTACTTTAGATTGTGTTCTTTTAGCTGCCAGTCTCACACTGAGATTTCCCCCAGATGTCAACAGGTCATGAGATTTCATTAGCTGGCACAAAAAAGACTTATTCCTTTCTGGGACGTTTTATTCTGTCTGCAGTCGTGTGACATAACAGACCGGCCAGCTGACCAGCAGCTGGACGGTCCCAACGCTACGTCACTAACTCGAGCTTTAATAACGCCTTATGCGTTTGTCGGGAATGTATCCCGACAATTAAATGTGCGCTGGTTTTGTGACGTGCCCTCATCATTCAGCTTTCACAGCCCAACAGAATGTAATAAGCTTATTacttatgtttttaaaaaaaaaattttttaacaaagttcctgtttatttttgcacacatttattttatactgGATTACATTTCAATGGTATGTGTTGCGTTGGTGAAACTTTCATGTTTTTAAGTCGTTgcagataaataaaaatatcgcTGTGCACAGAATTCAAGACAAAGGCTCCGTGGTTTCTGATATCAAAATAGTGATTTATTTGAGACACTGAATGACTTCAACGTGTTGTCGTGGAAACGGGTGCTGCACCCTGGACCGGGTGCAAGAGTTAGTAGCCGTTGCAGCACTTATTCCACAGCGGGCTCCTTGGCCCCCGACCCGCGGCCCGATTCTCAGTCTGACACAGACGATAATGGCTCTCAGAACATGAAAGTCAGAAAAACGATGAACCACCCAATAACATCCATTTGTGacatgaaacaaagaaaaactaaaCATGGGCCCTTCCACTTTTAGCAAGATTCTAACATTTGCTGTTCCCACCGTTGTAAAAAAGTGCACTTCACATTGACATTGAAAGAAAAGggacaaaaagaaagagagaaaaggcaaATCAAAAATGGTGGCATGGTAATTTGAAGATTCCGTCTTTCCCATGAGATCCCAGAGCAGATGGAGCCACACTTAGTGCACACCTACGACGCTATGAATGCATTCTAAACTGCATTAAGACCACTCGGAgctcttttttgtattttgtttcgcAACAGTAGGACTTCTGCTTGACCTCCACCTTCTGGTGAAAATGTGCGTTGAGCTGTGGATCGTTCAGAGGAAAGCGCCAAAGAGAAACCACGGGCATGACGCTTGAAGCTGCGGTTGTTTTCCAGCTCTTAACGTTGATCCTGTGGCGTTCTGCTCCACGGACAAATCAGAAGATGCAGCCGACTCCACGCGACGACCGTCATCTCCCGCACCGACCACCAGACAATCCCCCGAGTGCCGAGGCACACGTTTCTTCCATGACGTCAAGGATCAATAGTGGAAAGTAAAGCCGCTTAACGAAAAGTATTTTGTGACTCATTGGAAAACAAAGCAATCCGATGCGTTGGATACGATTGGCTCAGTTGAAACTGACCGTTAAAAAGAAGCTGATGACACAAGCGCTCCGTTTAAAAAGAGGTCTCGTCACGCATCAGCAGCAAAGATGCGACGGCTCCGGCCATCAATGAGCCCCGACAACAGAATGGCGATAAAGTGgactgtatataaacatatatacacagtatacaaGTCTGTATTAATCTAATTTACATATCTTTATATTCTGAAATTtacatcccaaaaaaaaaaaaaaaagggagaaaaattCTCTTTGTAAACCACACTTTTCACATCGTGCCCACAAAATGACGTTTTCTAATCTGGAGTCATCTGAGGAGGTCAGGACTGTTTCTTGGCAGCTTTTTCTTGACCTGATGTTTAAACGTGAGCTCAGAACTACCTTGCAGTGGCACATTCATTTTGGATTTTCAAAAGTCCAtctgtggaaaaaaacaaagcaagaAGTGCTCTTGAAACCATCTATTCTCCACTGGGAACAAGCGGCGCCGCCTGTCATCATACAATACCAGCGCTTCAGTATCCACGGTACTTGTACCACATCCCACGGTAGTTCATGTGGACATGAGGTAACATTTTGCTCAGGAATTCTGAAACCACAACCTTTCTTCCATAATTTGTTCCCTCTTATAGCCAAACACGTCTCATGAACACTTTTCTCTTTATATAAAACTCATCTTTGTGTTTCCACCCTTTCAACCCGATAACAGCTGGACCAGCGGCCCGGAGGGGTCGCAGCACTTTCTCATTGGAAAACCTTTAAAACGCGGATGCACCCAGGGAGTTGGATTCCGTCCAGTCTCGGGGATCTCTCAACCGGCTTCCATTATGTTTCCAACAGGCGTATCGtaaaaacacacatcaacaaacTGTAAGGTGCACGGAAGTCCTCCGAGGCTGCTGCAGACGCCGGGTTGTTCTCCTGTGGCGTGTTCCGTCTCGCTCCGCTTTACAGCTCTCCCGAGAGCAACCGGAGTGGTTTTGCTGATGTCAGAAAAGGGCAATATGCTGCACATTCCAGGACCCATCATCAAAGTCTCAAGTCGGCTATTTTCGGAGATCAAGAACACATACCTGGAAGATAAAGAAATAGGGAGCATTACTGATACGTTTCGTTTTTCTGCAAAATATCAGCAATGAGTTCTTTCAGCCGATATTATTTCCAAATACCAAACCAAACGGTGAAGCCGTAAAGGAGCCGCTAACGGGCCGTGGCTTACCGAGCCGTCCGACGCGCTGGCACCGACTTTGTCCCCGGTGCTGTTCCAGCACACCTCGAAAATACCACCGGTGCCCCTGAAGCTGTGCACCAGGGCGCCGGTCTGAAGCCAGAGCGGAGGGATTCATCAACAACTCGGACAGCCTTCACAGCGACTGGCGTCTGCTGTTTGGAACGCTGCCAATCAGACACTTACCAAGGTGTTCCAGACGTGGACGCACTTATCAAAGGAGCCGCTCGCCAGGTGTATGCCGTCGGGGCTGAAGGCCACGCTGTAGACGGGCTCCTGGTGCTTGGTCAGCGTGTGAATACAAACCCCTCGCTCCACATCCCACAGTCGAACCGTCGAGTCGAAAGAGGcgctgtgtggaggagacagacacgACTGATCAGATATGAGAGGAGCGCCAACGATTCCTAGAAGGGATCCGctttgaaaaaaaactaaagacaTGTAAAGATCCTTCACAAAGTGTTAATTACTTCCAGATGTGTGATGCTGTGGATGAACCCCAACAGCTCAGACACCTGGAACAACAACACGTCTTAAGAAGCAACAGATCGTcagcatttatttttgttaGCGTCGGAACATCTGGTCATAAACAATGGCACAACACTAACATGTCAATTGCCCATCTTGGAAACATCATTAATCAAAGCTCCTTTAGAAACAAAAATCCACAAAAAAAGCGTGAACTGATCAACAAATTGACAAACGGTGAGTGAGCCCCGTGTGACCCCACACCTGAGAGGCTGTTGAAAACAAATGATTTTAATTAACACGTCTTCTTCACCAGGGTATAAATAGGCAGGGTGAATCTCCCATGGGTGCCCTTGGCAACAAATGAGAGCCAACTTTGAAGGATATTATGCAGGGAGCAAAAtttaaaatcaattaaaaatgGATCGCACGCGTTCTGTTCAACGGTGGCATTTACCCAAGATCAGGAAGCTCCTTCCAAGCAGGAGCAAGGATGGCAGTTTCATTGCTCATGTGAATTACAGGCAGGTATACGGggttgtcagtgtgtgtgtgtgtgtgtgtgtatgtacattcCTGTGGTATCTGAACATTTCCACATCCGAGTCAGGGTGGAGGGCTTTGGATCGCTGACAATTTCTTCTGAATGCCAGGTTATGACaagtgtgtcacacacactcactcaatgTACACACTTTGTTCCACACACACTACCTTGGACTTTCCTTCCAGAACTGAGCAACGTGGGTGGTTGCCCTGTACGCTACTAAATGTGAACTATGTGCGAGAGAGTTTCCCCACCTGGCGAGCATGATGTTGGCGTTGGGGTTGCTCGTGCCGGGGCCTGTGGGGCTCCACTTGATCGTGTAGATCTCTTTACTGTGAGCCTGGAGGTCGTGGACACAGGAATCCTGCTTCATGCTC
This region includes:
- the gpr143 gene encoding G-protein coupled receptor 143 gives rise to the protein MASPRLETFCCPNRDAATEFVVSFQPELFGALGLGSAALSLLFAVLQIVPKRKGYRRLGLYPLPRPASSSRILFIISGCDILGCAGIIVRSSVWLGLPDVVDRVSSANGTDVWPEVFCVGSAMWIQLFFSASFWWTFCYAVDVFLVVKTSAGISTIVLYHMITWGLAVLLCVEGVAMLYYPSISDCEQGLQHAIPHYVTTYAPMLLVLVANPVFFNRTISALTSLLKGRQGIYTENERRLANEIKIRFFKIMLVFCVCWVPNIINESLLFYLEMQTDIKDNGFRNIRNAVLITWFIMGILNPMQAFLNTLAFHGWTGFDVDFRLHRRREPAWDSVSTSVANAAGNNPLVGTTLLYQSHVQEAQKSMSNGQHHSDAVSVLSEGSV